The genomic interval AAAATTCGGAGTTGGGTTTAAGTCTGTGTTTCAGTATACCTCAACACCCCATATTTTCGACCCAAATATCTTTTTTAAAATAGAACGGTTTATCGTCCCAAAACTAATTAATGAAGATTTTTCAGAGAGAAGGGCAGAGGAGACACTTTTTGTTTTTCCTTTTGATCACCCTGAGAGAGGGCCAGAAGAGGCATATGAAGATATTTCAGAAAAACTTCGTTCATTAGATTATCCACTCTTGTTTCTTTCAAATCTTAAAGGGATTTCTTTCAAAATCTCAGATACTATAGGATTATATCGCAAAAGCACTTTACAAAAGGAGAAATTCACTGAAACCAGTGCCGAGTTAATCTCCCTAATACAAAATGACGGTGATGAACATTATGAGGACAAACTATGGTTGTTTTCGCGTGAAAATGGAGATGGCCATGCATATTCAGTAGGTTTCGTTCTTGATAAGGAAGAAAATCTGACTGCAATACAACATCCAGCATTTTGTTTCTTTCCTACAAAGGAAGTAACAGGTCTAAACTTTATACTTCATGCACCATTCTTGCTTACTGACAGCCGGGAAGGTATTCGGGCTGGTGTTCCGCATAATATGAAAATGATAGAAATGTTAGCAGATTTGGCGGCAGACAGTCTTGTTTATCTTAGGGATATTGGACTAGTAAAAGGCCATCCCCTCATTACTGATGAGATATTTGATATTATTCCATATGATGAAAGTAAATTTAGTGATACAAACGATAAAAGAAAAATTTCGTTCAAGCCATTCTATACTTCTATACAGGAAAAGATGAGTAATTATGAGTTGCTACCAGCTGTGGATGGCTACGTTTCAAAGGACAATGCATACTGGGCGTTTGTACCTCAAATTGCGGAACTTTTTTCAGACAATCAGTTGGCTACACTAGCCAGAAATCTAAAAGCAAAATGGGTTTTCACATCGTTTGGACGGCAAGAAACGCAGCGTAAAAATAAGTCACTGACTGATTATATTGAGTCAATAACATCTGTTTGGATTGATGAAAAGGATATTATTGAAGGATATGATGACATTATCGTGGGTATTAATAGTGATTTTATTGAGGCACAACAAGTTTCTTGGCTACATAAGTTCTACCAGTGGGTTTCTGAAACAAAGGGAAGAACTGATTTGATTAAACAGAAACCAATTTTTCTTAATCATGAAAGAAATGCAATGGCTGCTCTTGATGAAAATGACCAAGTTGTGTTATTTTTACCAACCGATACAGATGGATATAACACCGTGTTACCTGAGATATTAGAAAATAATGGTACCGCCGATTTTCTTAAACAGCTAGGAGTTGATCGTCCATCAACGCGAGATGAAATATATAATCATATTCTTCCGCTTTATAAAGATAACCATGAGGGAATTGACACCACTCAACATTTTCTGAAATTCTTTGACTATTATAAAGAATGTCCGAAAACAGAAGTAGATGATTTTATTAGACTCATAAAAGAATGTGCGTTTATTAAATACCGGTCTGCTGATAATGATACTATTTATCGTGGCAAAGCAAGTAATCTTTATTTACCAACCGATGACCTTAGGATATGGTTTCAGGCTAAATTAGATACTAAATTCATAGAATTTGGTGAGTACTTAAAATTAGTTGGTGAAAGCAATAAAGAGGATTTAATCCGTTTTTTTACTGACCTTGGAGTGAAGGATGAGCCGCGGGTTTTATTACGTGAATTGAGTTATGAAGAAGCTAAAAAAATTCGTGATTATTGGCCTGATTATACTAGATATAGGAAATGGGAAGAAAAGTATATAGATGGAAGTAAAGAAATAATAGAATATCTAATACAAGAGCAAAATGTTGAATTATCCATCATGATTTGGAATCAGTTATTAAAGTATGTTGAATATGGCTATTCTTATAATGGTATTAGAAGTATTTTTAATGGCGCATATAAGTACTTTTACCGTAACCCAAGGTCAATGGTGTTTGATTCGAGTGAAGCTATCAGACTTCGTACAGCGCCATGGCTGCTTAATAGAGATGGGCATTTTATGGCAGCAGGGGAACTAACGGTACAAACCCTATCTCAGCAATATAATACGTCAATAGACGAGGCAGTGGAGCTTATTAATTATTTGAAGATTCAAGATCATATTGAAGATAGTGAGTATGTCAATGATGGTTTAACTGATGAACAGCGTACGAAAATTGAACTGGCTGAAGCCCTATCCGATATTCCACTCGAAGAAATTAAGTTGTTTGCGGAACAATATCGCGCAAAAAAAATTAACACAACAAAGGTTGATGGTGACGAAACTGATAATATTCTAGAAAACTCTGCTGTTACTCGTATAGCAAAAGAAATCACTAAACGAGCTGTTTCTGATTCAAAAGCAAAGGAAACTACTCCTACTAATGCTCAAGCGATGACAGATTCTGACGAGGATGATTACACGAAACCTTCTATTAATTTTAGCAAAAAAATTGAGCAAGCAAAACAACGTAGCGCAAGTGAAATAGCAGAAATTGCTTATCTTGATGAATTGACACAAAAAGCGTTAAAGGCAGATAAATACTCATTCGGATGGTTTAAAGCTTTACTTGAATTGGAATCGCTCAATAGTGGAGAAAACAAGACCAATAGTAGAGAAATTTCCATAACTTTCTCAAAGGTTGAACAGGAGCAAGGTACTTCACGAACCCTAATTTTAAAACACCCAAGTCGCTATATACCACAATCTATGGAAGACCTTGCGGATATTCCTCTTGAACTACATTTTGCAGATCAATCGATAATCAAAGTAGCAATTGAAGTTGTAAATGTAAAATCATACACGTTAAGGGTAAAATTAAGGACAAATGCACAGATTGACGGAATAGATTTATCATTAGTCACTGAGGCAAGAATCGAGGCAAAGAATCCTGTGTTTCTATTGGAGGAACTAAAGAATGCCTTTAATAAACTTGATTTCGATGACTCCTATGATATGCAGAACAATCTCTGTGAAAATATCGAATTTGTATTTGGGCCACCTGGAACAGGGAAGACAACACACTTAGCGGGAGAGGTTATTCTTCCTCTTATGCAAAAAGAGGAAAACTTGAAAGTTCTTGTTTTGACTCCGACAAACAAAGCGGCTGATGTTCTTGTGCGTCGACTAATGGAGATGGATAAAGATCAAAGTTATGCGGACTGGCTTGTCCGATTTGGCGCAACGAATGACAGTGAAATCGAGCAGAGCGGAGTTTTTCGTGATAAGACTATCGATATTCGGTCCTTTCCAAGACATGTAACTGTCACGACAATCGCTCGTTTTCCTTATGATTATTTTCTTCCAGAAGGAGATACGAGACTTCATTTGAGTGCGCTTAAGTGGGACTATATAATTATTGATGAAGCGTCCATGATACCTTTGGTAAACATCATTTATCCACTGTATAAGAAGACACCTGAGAAGTTTATAATAGCTGGGGATCCATTCCAGATTGAACCAATTACAACTGTCGATATTTGGAAAAATGAAAACATTTACACTCTGGTAGAGCTTGATTCATTTACTAAACCAACAACAATACCCAACCCGTATCCTGTCAAGCTTCTAACCACACAATATAGAAGTACTCCTGAAATTGGAGAAGTGTTTAGTCAGTTTGCATACGGAGGTGTATTACAGCATAATCGTACCGAAGATAGCAGGCGACCTTTAGGTATTGAGGATTCAATTGATATAAAACCTATCAATATTATAAAATTTCCGGTGAGTAAGTATGAGAGCGTATTTCGACCGAAACGGCTACAAAGTAAAAGTAATTATCAGGTGTACTCCGCACTTTTTGCATTCGAGTTCGTAAAGTACATGTCTACACTCATTGAACAGGCTAATGGAGATGAGTTTTTTCGAATAGGTTTAATTGCACCATATCGTGCTCAGTCTGACTTGATTGATAAGTTAATGGCATCATTCACATTCCCTAAGAATATTGATGTTCAAGTAGGGACAATCCATGGATTCCAAGGTGACGAATGTGACATCATAATTGCCCTATTTAATCCGCCACCGTCTATATCGGCATCAAAGCATATGTTTCTTAATAAACTTAATATTGTAAATGTATCTATTAGTAGAGCTAGGGATTATTTGTTTATACTTATGCCAAATGATGATACGGAGAATGTAGAAAACCTTGCAATGATAAAGAGAGTAGAAGATCTATGCAAGGAACAGCCGAACTGGATTGAGCAGGAATCCCATTATATCGAAGAAGTAATGTTCGGTAGCAGCAACTATCTGGAGGATAATTCGTTTTCAACAAGCCATCAATTGGTAAACGTATATGGAAAGCCTGAAAAACGTTATGAAGTTAGAAGTGAAGACAATGCTGTTGATGTTCAGATACATGATTAGTTAAGGATATAAACAATTAGAAATGTGGGGGTGGGCCTCTTCTTCACAGTAGATCCGTCCCCATGATACCGAAGCTGGATACACGTAGGTTATATAGTGGCTACACAAAGGATATATAAAGGATACATATTGGATACATAAAACCCAAAATAACTTACAAGTGACAGGGAACAGCATACCTTTAGTTTCATAGGTAAGTGTTCCCTTTTTTGTTTGATTCCTAATTATATTCTTTCTCCCTCAATTCCTTCATTGCAGCCATTACCTTGTCTAAATCCTGATCCAGAATATGACATGGATAGATTGCTCTAATATCTCCATTCTTTCTTGCCCTTTCAAAATTTTCCTCTTCACCATACTGCACAAATGGAACACAAGCCTTATGGATGTTGCCAGGTTCAGCTGTATGCCAGTGTACAGTTCCATAAAATATTCGATAGTAACGTTTTTTTCCTTTTAATTCGCCATGACTTGATGGAATAAGCTTGAATTCCCATTCTTGATAAGTTGGTTCTTTCTCCAATAATATCACCTCTCCACTTGAATTAAAGTAATTATAATCCGTATCGAATTTAAGAACAAAGCCGATATTCCGAGATTTTCCCTATAGCATTCCTATACTGCCTATAGGAAATTCTCTCGTTATCTAACAATCCCATTGATTTTGAATTTTCTTTTTCCCTAACATGGCGGAGTGATAAATTGGAAAAAATTGCGAGGGAATTTTATGAATGTGCTGCCGATAACCATTTTGTAGCACAGAAGAACCTTAAAAATTACTTCACATGTGCTCACGAAACATAGATAGGAGGTGGAAATAAATATGGCTCAACTTAAAATTGGCGAATTTTCCAAGAAGGTTGGTAAGCATAGCAATACGGTTGCTAACTGGTTCAATCAACTACACGAATTAAAGCTTCACTGTGTGAACAGGTCTCCTTTAACTGGAGAAAAGGTATACGATGAGTTGGATTTACAAGTCGCACTTCATATCAAGGAGCTAAGGGATAAAAAGGTTAGTATTAATGAAATATTTGAAGATATTAGTAATCATTGTAATCTGAGATATACCAGTGTAGATGACTCACTTGATGAAGTTGGAGAGCTCAATTCAGATTACGAGCGGTTAAAAATGGAATTGCTTTACATCGTGCAAGATATTTTAAGTGAAAGTTTATGGGATGAATTTGAAACCATAAGAGAAAAGCTCGAATCATTTATAAATGGATTACCTAGCATGATGGACGAGCGACATAATAGAATAAAAGATTTATTGGCCGTTAGAAGAATTGAAGCGGAGTTAGAAACAGAAGCACTTCACAAGTGGTCCACTGAGCCAGTGTCAGTCCGTATAAAACGTGGTTTTTTCTTTAATAAGGAAGAAAACATTGAAGCACGTAACCAATATGTAAAGGGTTATATCATGAAAAACTTAGAGGAGCGTACTTTAAAAACAATTACATTCCAGGATGACCGGGAAACCCCTTCTTAAGCACTTATATTAAGTGAACAATTACGGTTACTGAGTAACTGTGCATTCTACCTCGTTATATTTAGAGAAGTACTTGCTGAATCAAGAATAGTGAGTACTTCAGGGCAAAAAAACTAACTAGAACTATATATGTATAAAATTAATTAGAGAGGAGCCAATATTATGGCATATTTATTAGGTTATGATTTAACCGATTATGATATAAAATTAATTGAATGTCTCGTTAATTATAGAGGTGTTAAACCTTATCATTTTGCAGTAATGAAATATGGTAAGAATTTTACGGAAAGTCAGGAGAAAACTATCTATAAGTATCTTAGGAAATTACTTGATCAAAAATTGATTGTTAAGTATAAATTGCAAGATGGGTCAGAGGGATCCATGTATTATCTTACTTCCAAAGGTTACGAATTAGCAAAAGACTTATTTAATATTGAGGAGGGAAAAAGGGGAGAAGGTTGGATTAATGAAAATGGATTTACAAATTATGGTGACTTTCCATATGAATTATTTTCTCCTCCATTAGAACAAGCTCCCCATCATTTATTACTGGTTGATTTTCTCTTTAAATTAAAATCTATTAATACAACGTTTATTGAACATCGTATCAATCTTTATAGCGCTGTAACTTATGGCAACTCTGAAAATAAGTTTCGTTTTCGTCCAGATGCTGAGATTAGATTAGAGAATAATAGGACTTACGCGATTGAGATTGATAGAGGTAGCGAAAACCATGAACAGCTTTGTAAAAAGTTTAGAACGTACCGACATTATTATGAGACAGCAAAACAAAGTGCATTAGATGTTAGACATGCCGGAATTATTTTTATCGTGGAAGATAAGCGAAAAAAACATGGCATGAAACGTAGATGGAAGAATATTTGTGCAGCATTTATCAAGGAGGTGGGAGACTACCACAAAGATGTTAATCTTATTATGACAACTGTCAGTGATACTAGTGAAACTATTCTTTTTGAGATAAATAGAAAGAATTATGAACAAAGGTTTATCAATAAATTAAGCACTTTTCTGAAGAAGAAAGGTAATCAGGATGTAAACCTTTATCTAATCAATGATCTAGATAATGATTATAAGCAAATCATTACAACTAATATGGCTGAAAGTAATGCGTTTTATGTAAATGTTTATATAACATCGCAAACATTTGAGGCAAACGTTTATAGTAAATTTATGAATGTTTACCGTCAAATAAATGCCATTAAAAATCAAGAAGTAGTTAAAGGTCTAGAGTTTAGAGGCTTTAGAAAGGCTATAATTTACGGAAACGAAATGCCTTATCTAATTAATGATATTGGACCATACGAGTTAGATAAGGAGTTCAACAATGTGTTTCGGGAATTTAATGACAATGTTCATTATTATAGAGTTGATGATGTCTTGGTATAACATGTTTGTGACTCAGTATCATTTCTAGTTATAATATTGTTAGTTAACACGCAGTTTATCAGTATGATTTTGCAATATACCCGCCTGGAGCAACACTGGTACATGCGATTGTATTTTTTATAGTAGCTACTTCAAAAAAAGCAAGGTGAATTGTTAGAATGGAAGAAATATCAAAAAACATTGGAACTGTCCATGACATAGACGAATTTGCGTTTATAGCAGAAATAGAAGACTATTTCTATAAGCAGCAAGATCAGGATGTAGAAATAGAACTTCTGCAGGGTAAAAGTACAACAGAAGGTTTATTAAATTTGAGGGCAACTAATAAAAATGGTAATGTGACTGTTTTAAATCATGATGACTCAATTAAGCTTATTGAAACAGTATTCTTTATTAGGGCAGATGAGGTATATGTGAATTTCGCTGGGCACATTGTATATCTGATTGTTTTGAAGTAATCCATAATATAGGCTAAATCGAAAAGCCTATATTATGGATCTTTTATGCCATTAAAAGGGTTACATTAGTTGCTCTCCTTTGTCATCATAGTAGGTTTCAAAATGCCTTGTAATTAAATCAAATAATTCCTTTTGAAATTCTTCGCTTGTTGTATTGATACCAGGAAGATGGCCTACTTTTTTTAGTAGAGCTTCTTTTTCTATGTTTCTATCAATCAAGTATTTCACCTCCTCGTACAATTCTGGATATTTCTCTTCGATAATCATTGCGGTATATTTAAACACCACATTCTTACTTCTTTTATTGAGATCATCTCTAAATCGAGGGAATAAAGCTTTTTCGTGTTTTGGTTTCATCTGCTATCCCCACCTTTAATAATATTTGTAATCCGTTACGCATTGTTGCACCTTCTTCGTTGTTATTTAGAGTTAGCAAACTCTATAAAAAGAGATTAATTGAAAGAGATGGAGGTGTCGAATTGGTCAGAGGGTATGATTGTATTGGGCTTTTTACAGATATAGGAATAAAGACAATAAGAGGAAGTTTTACTGAAATGGGCATTAGATCCATGACTTGAAAAATATCAAAAATTAATGATTTTCGTTATAATATAGGTAGCAGTGAAGGCGTTCACTGTGGGATATAGGTAGTATCCATCCGACTCACTCTTCCACAGGGATCATCGGGTGGATATTTTTTTATGCTTTCTTTTTATTTTTAGAAAAATCTATTTATTTTCTAAATCAAGAATTGATATTTGTCTATCAATAACTTTAGAATTTCGTGATTTTTAGGAGTATCCCCAAGTACGTATATAAACTTACAAACTGTGGGACATTTCCTATTTTCAAATAGAATATAAGATTAAGTCTTATACAAATGTAAGATCAACAGCAGACAGATAAGATGCCCAAAAGTGGGATACAAGCAATATCCACGTTCTTATCACTTATAAGAAGGGTGGATATTTTTCATGTATTAAAAGAGTAACAATAATTACTAACCTATAAAACCAGAATTTGGTTGTGTTACTT from Niallia sp. FSL W8-0635 carries:
- a CDS encoding AAA domain-containing protein → MIIQENKYFEQLSKHRSGLADALDDPALRGVKTSVVEKYSDQAHFIYELLQNADDAKATSARFELHKDYLIFAHNGTRRFSISDPDKDSEKGMLGDINAITSIANSNKLESSIGKFGVGFKSVFQYTSTPHIFDPNIFFKIERFIVPKLINEDFSERRAEETLFVFPFDHPERGPEEAYEDISEKLRSLDYPLLFLSNLKGISFKISDTIGLYRKSTLQKEKFTETSAELISLIQNDGDEHYEDKLWLFSRENGDGHAYSVGFVLDKEENLTAIQHPAFCFFPTKEVTGLNFILHAPFLLTDSREGIRAGVPHNMKMIEMLADLAADSLVYLRDIGLVKGHPLITDEIFDIIPYDESKFSDTNDKRKISFKPFYTSIQEKMSNYELLPAVDGYVSKDNAYWAFVPQIAELFSDNQLATLARNLKAKWVFTSFGRQETQRKNKSLTDYIESITSVWIDEKDIIEGYDDIIVGINSDFIEAQQVSWLHKFYQWVSETKGRTDLIKQKPIFLNHERNAMAALDENDQVVLFLPTDTDGYNTVLPEILENNGTADFLKQLGVDRPSTRDEIYNHILPLYKDNHEGIDTTQHFLKFFDYYKECPKTEVDDFIRLIKECAFIKYRSADNDTIYRGKASNLYLPTDDLRIWFQAKLDTKFIEFGEYLKLVGESNKEDLIRFFTDLGVKDEPRVLLRELSYEEAKKIRDYWPDYTRYRKWEEKYIDGSKEIIEYLIQEQNVELSIMIWNQLLKYVEYGYSYNGIRSIFNGAYKYFYRNPRSMVFDSSEAIRLRTAPWLLNRDGHFMAAGELTVQTLSQQYNTSIDEAVELINYLKIQDHIEDSEYVNDGLTDEQRTKIELAEALSDIPLEEIKLFAEQYRAKKINTTKVDGDETDNILENSAVTRIAKEITKRAVSDSKAKETTPTNAQAMTDSDEDDYTKPSINFSKKIEQAKQRSASEIAEIAYLDELTQKALKADKYSFGWFKALLELESLNSGENKTNSREISITFSKVEQEQGTSRTLILKHPSRYIPQSMEDLADIPLELHFADQSIIKVAIEVVNVKSYTLRVKLRTNAQIDGIDLSLVTEARIEAKNPVFLLEELKNAFNKLDFDDSYDMQNNLCENIEFVFGPPGTGKTTHLAGEVILPLMQKEENLKVLVLTPTNKAADVLVRRLMEMDKDQSYADWLVRFGATNDSEIEQSGVFRDKTIDIRSFPRHVTVTTIARFPYDYFLPEGDTRLHLSALKWDYIIIDEASMIPLVNIIYPLYKKTPEKFIIAGDPFQIEPITTVDIWKNENIYTLVELDSFTKPTTIPNPYPVKLLTTQYRSTPEIGEVFSQFAYGGVLQHNRTEDSRRPLGIEDSIDIKPINIIKFPVSKYESVFRPKRLQSKSNYQVYSALFAFEFVKYMSTLIEQANGDEFFRIGLIAPYRAQSDLIDKLMASFTFPKNIDVQVGTIHGFQGDECDIIIALFNPPPSISASKHMFLNKLNIVNVSISRARDYLFILMPNDDTENVENLAMIKRVEDLCKEQPNWIEQESHYIEEVMFGSSNYLEDNSFSTSHQLVNVYGKPEKRYEVRSEDNAVDVQIHD
- a CDS encoding replication-relaxation family protein — encoded protein: MAYLLGYDLTDYDIKLIECLVNYRGVKPYHFAVMKYGKNFTESQEKTIYKYLRKLLDQKLIVKYKLQDGSEGSMYYLTSKGYELAKDLFNIEEGKRGEGWINENGFTNYGDFPYELFSPPLEQAPHHLLLVDFLFKLKSINTTFIEHRINLYSAVTYGNSENKFRFRPDAEIRLENNRTYAIEIDRGSENHEQLCKKFRTYRHYYETAKQSALDVRHAGIIFIVEDKRKKHGMKRRWKNICAAFIKEVGDYHKDVNLIMTTVSDTSETILFEINRKNYEQRFINKLSTFLKKKGNQDVNLYLINDLDNDYKQIITTNMAESNAFYVNVYITSQTFEANVYSKFMNVYRQINAIKNQEVVKGLEFRGFRKAIIYGNEMPYLINDIGPYELDKEFNNVFREFNDNVHYYRVDDVLV